A segment of the Nostoc sp. TCL26-01 genome:
TTCAAATATTTCTATCCTGCCATTGTTTAGGGTCACGTTTGACATGAAAGCAGGCGATAATAGTAATTACATCTTCTGACAAAATATACATTATTCCATAAGGAAATCGACGTATTAAAACTCGTCGTACTTGTCGATACACTTCAGGATAAGCTAAAGGGTTGCGTCCGATTAATGCCAAACTACTATCGACAGCACGTACAAATTCTGAACCTAATCCAGAACTACGTTGCTCGTACCATTCAAAACCATCTTGGATATCAAGCTCTGCTTCTTGGCTAATAATTAACTGATAAATCATTGACCAAAACCTAGTCTTTGTTTAACCTCTTCCCAGGTTGAACCTTGATTTGGGTTTTGACGATGTGTTTCTAAACGTCTATCCAATTCTTGTTTTTGCTCGTTGCTCAGAGTTACTGCATTAGTATCATTCAGAATGCTATCCCATAAATCCTCTGCAAGTTGTATTCGTTCGGATACACTTAATTGGGAAATATCAACGTTTAATAAAGGATTCATGGTTATTTGCTATTGTTGACTAACATCTACAATTTTAAGCTATTGCTTAATCAGATTCCCAGATCCCCAACTTTTCAAAAAAGTCAGGGATCTTGCCCCTCATACAATAGGTGATCAGCTACCATTTTTTAGAGCGTCGTTCCCGTCGCATTTCTTTGACCATCTCACTAATTTCTTGAAGAGTAGGTTCATCGGCATCTACTCCTAAAGTTTCAATTTTTTCTGATAATTCTGCCCAAGTCAATTGTTTACTAATTTTTTTAAATACAATTTCATCTTCTCTAACCAAGACTTCGTATTCTGTCAAAGGTTGGAGTTTAACTAACACCTCTGGCGGGATTTCGAGTTTTCCTTCAGCCGTCACTTTGGCAACAATATTTGTATTCATAGTTTAAATTTACCAGTTTTATAAATTTTATCCTTTTCTTCCTTATCTCCCCACCTCCCATTAGGAAGCGCGAGAACGAAAAAATCAGACTTTGCCGAGGAAGTTCGTTACAAAAACAGAAACCAGAACCACAACTCTCAACCGCACCCATAAAATCAACATAAAGTTTCAGCAATATTACTGGCGACGATTAAATAATTGACTAATAATCGGCATTGATGCCGACGGAATAAGGCTGTAAATAATCACTGATTGAGAAGTAAGGCTAAAGAATGAAGAGGAGTGCAAAGTCTCAACGGGTTTGCTGGTGGTTTTTACCAAAATTGACCCACTACAGTTTAACTTTGTTGCTGAGTGCGGTTTTAATGTCTGATGCTATGGGGGCGACACCGAGAAACCGAGGGTTGCAGATAGCACGGGATACAAAAACAGTTGCGCAAGAGACCATAAGCCAAACTAACACCCCAGACATCTATCGTGTTGCAGCTGAAAAAGCAGACGCAGAAGCTAACAAGTTAAACACAAAAACAACACCCATTACTCAAATCATTGCTAAACATAAAGAAGCCCTCAAATATTGGCGTTTAGCAAAAGACCTCAAGAAAGAAGCTCAAAAGCTCAACACAATTTCTGGATTATATTATGTCCGTGGTGAATATCCGCAAGTTTTGAAATATGCACAGGAAGCAGTGATTGTTTGTCAAGCTATAGGCGATCGCGAATCTGAGGCATTAGCTACTACTTTCATTGCTTTGAGCTATGAACAAATGGGAGAATACCAAAAGGCGATCGACGCTATAAAAGTCTCACTACAGTTTACTCAACACGTCGGAGCGCGATTTGGTATTTTACTAAACATTGCCCGGAATCATGATAAATTAGGTGAAAAACAGAAAGTACTTGATTCTTACAATCAAGCTCTAGCTTTCTCAAAAGAAACAGGTGATGTCGTCAAACAAGCTGAATCACTTCAATCTATTGCTTATCATTACTTCTTATCTGGTGAAATAGATAAAAGCATAGAAATTCTTCAGCAAGCAAATAATCTCGATCCAGAATTTAAAAGAGAAAAAAGCAAAACCAATCTGCTTTACCTTTCGTTATCAAGCCTCAGTTGTGTAGATAAATTAGCATCATTAAACAAGCCTTCCCAGATTGACAAATCAGTAACCAATAATTCTGACCCAGCTATCAACAATAATATCGAAAATTTCCAACAAAATGCTCAAAAATATCGCACACTAGAAATTCTTAGAAGTGAAGCCGATTTTCTAGAACTGCTTGGCGGTCTGGAATACGCAAGAATTGGGGAATATCAAAAAGCCCTGGAAGTTTATCAACAAGCACTCAAACTTAGGCAAATAATGAGCGCTAAACCTGAAGAAGTAGAGACACTTACCGATATTGGTCATATTCTCAACTCGCAAGGAAAAAAACAAGAAGCGATTAATGCCCTCAATCAAGCATTAGATATTCAACGTCAGCTTAAAACTCGTCCCGCCCAAGCAAATACTTTACTAACTCTAGGTGATGTTTACTTGTCTTTAGGAGCATATTCTGAAAGTTTAAATGCCTATAAACAAGCATTATTTTTATCACAAATTACTGGCAAGCGGAACGATGAAATTGACACTCTCAAACAGATTGGTATTATCTATAAAAAATTGCAACAATACCCACAAGCCTTAAATTATTATCAGCAAGCTTTGTCTATATCCCAAAAAACTGGAAACTGTCAACGAGAAGCTTTCTTACTAGTTAATATTAGTCGCCATCACTTCGCAGCAGAAAATTATCAACAAGCGGTTAATTTTAGTAATCAGGCTTTAGCGGTGGTTCAGAAATTAGATATAGATGAGTACAAATTAAGTGGAGAATCTCAGATATTTGATATTCTTGCTCAAGTTGCAATTAAACAAGGAAATTATGCCAAAGCTTTAGAATATTCTCAAAAAGCTAGAAAATTGGGTCGAGAATCCGCCTTTAAGCAAATAGAGGCGAATGCGATCGCCACAATTGCTGAAGCTTACCAAGCCCTCAAACAACCCCAAAAAGCCATACAAACTTATCAAGAACAACTTGCTTTGTATCAGGAAATGGGCTTACTTTCCGAACAAGCTCAAAGCCTCTACAATATTGCTAAACTGCAACAGCAAAATAACCAATTGCCAGCAGCTATCACCGAAATAGATAAAGCGATCGCCATTATCGAAAACATCCGCCAAGAAGTTGCTAGTGAAGACTTACGTACTTCCTACTTCGCTACAGTACAGGATTATTATAAGTTCTACATCGACCTTTTAATGCAACTGCACAAAAAAGACCCATCCCAAGGATACGATGCTTTGGCACTGCAAGTGAGCGATCGCTCCCGCGCCCGTGGTCTAATAGAACTACTCACCGAAGCAAACATAGACATCAAAAAAGGCATTGACCCAAAACTTTTAGCAGAAGAACGCCGTCTACAATGGCAAATCAATGCTAGAGAAAAATTACTATCAGAACTATCATCTAAAAAAGAAACCCCAGAACAACTTTTAACCAACACCAAACAACAACTCCAAGACCTACTCAAACAACAGCGAGAACTGGAAGTCAAAATCCGCACCAGCAACCCTGAATATGCCGACTTAAAATATCCCCAACCGCTAACTCTCAAACAAATTCAACAACAATTAGATAAAAACACACTGCTATTGCAATATTCTTTAGGTGCAGAACGTAGCTACCTTTGGGCTGTCACACCCGACTCTCTCCATAGCTATGAACTCCCCGGACGCGAGAAGATAGACAAAGTAGCCAAGAATTTATACAACAACTACTTAAAAAATCCAGGATACCAGGGAGTTTCCCCAGAAGATACAGCCAAAGCTGCTAATGAACTAAGTCAACTTATCCTTGCACCCGTTGCTGATAAATTGGGGCAGAAACGCCTAGTAATTGTTGGTGATGAAGCCTTACAATACATTCCCTTCGCCGCCTTAACTGACCTAACCCCCCAACCCCCTTCCCTGGTAGGGAAGGGGGAGCAAGATAAACTCCCCTCTCCTAAGAGGAGAGGGGTTGGGGGAGAGGTCAATTATCAACCATTGGTAGTCAACCATGAAATTATCTCTCTACCTTCCGCCTCCACCATTGCCATTATCAGGAAACAAACCAAAGGACGAACAAAAGCACCGAAAACCCTAGCCATCCTGGCAGACCCAGTATTTAGTGCTAAGGATGAGCGATTTACTGGCAAATCCTCTAATATTGCCAATAATAACATTGACCAGCAACTAGAAGAGTCTGCCCTCAAGCGGTCTACGAGAAACATCAACCGCAGTGAAATTCAAAGACTCCCAGGTACAGAACAAGAAGCAAAAGAGATTCTCAAACTTGTCTCACCTTCCGAGAACCTACAAGCCTTTGGTTTTGATGCTAACTATAACTGGGCTACCAACAAGCAACTGAGTCAATACAAGATGCTGCACTTTGCTACTCACGGCTTTCTAGACAGCACCAACCCAGAGTTATCAGGAATTGTTCTTTCCCTCATCGATAAACAAGGCAAATCCCAAAGAGGCTTTCTCCGACTCGCTGATATCTTTAACCTCAATTTCCCTGCGGAGTTGGTGGTGCTGAGTGCTTGTGAAACCGGGCTGGGTAAGGAAGTGAAAGGAGAAGGGCTAGTAGGATTGACAAGAGGACTAATGTATGCAGGTGCATCGAGAGTAGTTATGTCTTTATGGAACGTTGATGATGAAGCCACATCGTTATTGATGAGCCAATTTTACAGCCAAATGTTGCAGCAAGGGAAAACTCCTGCTGCTGCCCTCCGCGCCGCACAACTCAAAATGTGGGAACAGGAAAAATGGCGTAATCCCTATTCTTGGTCAGCCTTTACCCTGTTGGGCGAGTGGGAATAAATAATGGCAATTTTACTAGTTTAAGAGACTTCTAATTATCAATTTGAAAAATAATGACTGAGAAAATCTTGTGGAGTTAAAATTGGAATTTTGTTAAATTCTATCAAAACCAATAAATCTAAATCACCAGTAATAATTGCTTCAGCATTTGCTGCGACAGCCGCAGCCAGAACTACGGTATCTTTTGGGTCGCGCAATTGAGGAGCATCTACAGAAATAGTTGAACAATCATTTGCTAAACCCTTAACTACAGACATCAAATCCTCAACTGTATAACCTCTTTGTTGTAGTCGCAGTTGAAATTTATCACGTTTTAAAGTTATTTCTAGTTCCAAAAATAAAAGTTCAGAAGCAAAGACATTAATTTGTTGATTTCTTGCTAAACGCAGAGTTTTACCAGGAACACCTCCCCACAATAAAGCTGAAATCCAAACATTGACATCAAGGATAACTCTCATGGATTAGACCATAACTCTCGTCTGACATCCTTGACAATTTCACTAATTTCTTCCAAGGTAGGTTGACTGGGATCGGGTTCTAATTCATCAAGACGTTGTAAAAACTCATCTAAATCTACATCTGGGTGAGTTATTTTTTCTAAAACAATACAATTTTCCTTGATAATTACTCTGTATTCATCACCTGGTTGAAGTTGAGATTGAACTTCTGCTGGTAGATTTATTTGCTTTTCGTCAGTTACTCTAATAATTGGATCTGTTTCCATAATTTTTATATTTGAGTCTGATTCGATTTTATCCTTTTATTTATGTCATTTAGCTAAAGCGTAGATGAACAATTGCTTGTAATTAAGTATAAGTAGACATATCTTTTTCTCCACCTCAATCTCCTGCTAGGAAGCGTCAGAACAAGAAAATCAGACTTTTTCGTTACAAAAACAGAAACCACAACTGTAACCTGAAACATTCACCATAAAATCAACACAAAGTTTCAGCAATATCACTGACGACAATTAAATAATTCGTAATTCGTAATGACGCTCGTTCGCGTAGCGTCTCCCCTTGGGAGAAGACTTGCTCTAAGCGAAGCTATGCCGTTCGCGTTAGCGTCTCTGAAAGAGAAGGCTTTACGCTACGCTAACGTAATTCCCCTCCTACTTTGCGTACCTCTGCGCTTACCTCCGCGCCCCTCTGCGTTTAAATTCTTACCTCAATATTTACACGAGTGATTTCTCATGAAAAACATATTTCTATCCAAACAATTCATCCTCCCCTCCATAGCCACAATTGGTTTTTTAGGAATTTGGGCTTCAGTCTCAGCCGAATCACAAACCCCACCCAAGTTTACCAAAGTAGACAATCCCAAAGAATTTAACTTACAAGGAAAAGGAGAACCATCATTACTCAATCAACAAGAAAAACTCCCAGGACAACGGGTAGTTATAGGAAAAGATGACCGTATCCCCATGACTAGCAGAGATTATCCTTGGTCGGCGGTGGGTAAAATTGAGGGGGTAGGTGATGATGGTAGCGGTTATAGTTGCACGGGGACTTTGATTGCAGAAGATATTGTGTTGACAAATGCTCACTGTGTTGTTAACCCGGAAACTGGAAAAGTTAGTCAAGCGATCGCATTTCGTCCAAACTTAATTAATGGTATCCTGCGAAGTAAAAATGATGTCGCTTATGCCACTAATGTTTATTACGGCACAGATTTTAAAAACCGTGATTTAGCCGATTATGCAAACGACTGGGCTATTTTGAAACTTAACAAGCCTATTGGTCAAAAATATGGTTATCTGGGTTGGAAATCTCTACCTGGTTCTAGTCTGGTAGGTGATACTCAAAGTTTTGCTTTAGTTGGCTACTCTGGCGATTTTCCCAACCCTCAGAAGAAAGGTTATGAAAATTTCACTGCTGGTAAAAGCAATACTGCTGGTGTTCACATAGGATGTAGTATTCTCCGCCGCAAAGATAACTTGCTCTACCATAATTGTGATACTAATCATGGGGCTTCTGGTGGTGCAATTATCGGTAATATTGGTGGTAAGTATTATGTATTAGCTCTGCATTCTGGCTCAAATAAAGTTAATGGATTGTTGTTGAACCGTGCAGTAGAAATATCTCGCCTAAATGAGTGGTTGCAACAAAACTAGAAAGTTAGTCTGGTATTCATACTGGATTTTGGAAATGCAAACTAAGCGCAGCCTATTACGAATTGCCATAATTAGGTAGACTCAATTTAAATCCTGGTAAGACATTTTCACCAGATAATTCTGTAGGCAGATTTTGCACTTCTACATCTTGGGTGGAACGATAAATTTCCACTTGCTGCTGTTGGGGATTAATTAACCACGCCAATTTTATACCAGCATCTATATATTCCCGCATTTTCTGGCGCAGCTTTTCTAAATCGTCTGTAGCTGATCTTAATTCAATGACAAAATCCGGTGCAATGGGAGGAAATTTACGTTTTTGTTCAGGAGTGAGGCTTTCCCAACGTTCTCGTTGAATCCACGCCGCATCAGGAGAGCGATTGGCTCCATTTGGTAATTTGAATATGGTAGATGAGCTAAAAGTATAACCGAGTCCCGTTTGACGATTCCAAAATACTAAATCAGCAATAAGGTCTGCTTCTTTATTACCGCTTTCTCCGCCAACGGGGGGCATAATCATTAATTCTCCACTAGGCGATCGCTCAAATTTCCATTCAGTGTTATTTTGACATAGTTGATAGAACTGTTCGTCTGTGAAATGAACTGTGTCTAGGTTTAATGTCAAAGGGCTGATAACCATAAAGTTAATTTAAACAAGAGTAGCGATAATACAATGCTACTGCTGCAAATTTGGATTGTGATAGGATCTATTAATTTATTCTGAAAATAGTTCCATCAGAATTTACGGGTCAGCATCTAAACCACAAATGAGACTCAGTACACCGCACTTAGAACTTAGCACTGTTTGTCAACGACCGATCGCAGTTGATTTATTTGCGGGTGCTGGTGGGATGACGCTTGGGTTTGAACAGGCTGGTTTTGATGTACTGGCGGCTGTGGAAATTGACCCTATTCATTGCGCGGTACATGAGTATAATTTCCCCTTTTGCTCGGTTTTGTGTAAAAGTGTAGAAGAGACAACAGGGGCAGAAATCCGAGAGCGATCGCCAATTGGTCAACGTGAGATTGATGCTGTAATTTGTGGTTCACCCTGTCAAGGATTTTCTCTCATGGGTAAGCGGGTTTTTGATGACCCGCGCAATTCTTTAGTATTTCATTTTCATCGATTAGTTTTAGAATTGCAACCGAAGTTTTTTGTCATGGAAAATGTTCGAGGAATTACCTTTGGTGAACACAAACAAATCCTCAAAACTTTAATTGATGAATTTAAAAATCAAGGCTATCAAGTAGAAGAAAATTATCAAATTCTCAATGCTGTCTACTATGGCGTACCCCAGTCTAGAGAAAGATTATTTCTCCTTGGCGCTAGAGCAGATATGACGTTACCAAAATACCCAAAACCAATTACTAAATCCCCTAAAATTAGTAACTCTCAACGCAAATACTTTTCCGACTTACCCATGTGTCCCACAGTTGGGGAAGCAATTGGCGATTTACCAGAAGTAGAACAACACTCAGAGTTATTAAAACAAGATTGGATTATTGCAGAATATGGTAAACCTAGTAATTATGCTTCCTCT
Coding sequences within it:
- a CDS encoding type II toxin-antitoxin system RelE/ParE family toxin, with the protein product MIYQLIISQEAELDIQDGFEWYEQRSSGLGSEFVRAVDSSLALIGRNPLAYPEVYRQVRRVLIRRFPYGIMYILSEDVITIIACFHVKRDPKQWQDRNI
- a CDS encoding addiction module protein, translating into MNPLLNVDISQLSVSERIQLAEDLWDSILNDTNAVTLSNEQKQELDRRLETHRQNPNQGSTWEEVKQRLGFGQ
- a CDS encoding CHAT domain-containing protein yields the protein MKRSAKSQRVCWWFLPKLTHYSLTLLLSAVLMSDAMGATPRNRGLQIARDTKTVAQETISQTNTPDIYRVAAEKADAEANKLNTKTTPITQIIAKHKEALKYWRLAKDLKKEAQKLNTISGLYYVRGEYPQVLKYAQEAVIVCQAIGDRESEALATTFIALSYEQMGEYQKAIDAIKVSLQFTQHVGARFGILLNIARNHDKLGEKQKVLDSYNQALAFSKETGDVVKQAESLQSIAYHYFLSGEIDKSIEILQQANNLDPEFKREKSKTNLLYLSLSSLSCVDKLASLNKPSQIDKSVTNNSDPAINNNIENFQQNAQKYRTLEILRSEADFLELLGGLEYARIGEYQKALEVYQQALKLRQIMSAKPEEVETLTDIGHILNSQGKKQEAINALNQALDIQRQLKTRPAQANTLLTLGDVYLSLGAYSESLNAYKQALFLSQITGKRNDEIDTLKQIGIIYKKLQQYPQALNYYQQALSISQKTGNCQREAFLLVNISRHHFAAENYQQAVNFSNQALAVVQKLDIDEYKLSGESQIFDILAQVAIKQGNYAKALEYSQKARKLGRESAFKQIEANAIATIAEAYQALKQPQKAIQTYQEQLALYQEMGLLSEQAQSLYNIAKLQQQNNQLPAAITEIDKAIAIIENIRQEVASEDLRTSYFATVQDYYKFYIDLLMQLHKKDPSQGYDALALQVSDRSRARGLIELLTEANIDIKKGIDPKLLAEERRLQWQINAREKLLSELSSKKETPEQLLTNTKQQLQDLLKQQRELEVKIRTSNPEYADLKYPQPLTLKQIQQQLDKNTLLLQYSLGAERSYLWAVTPDSLHSYELPGREKIDKVAKNLYNNYLKNPGYQGVSPEDTAKAANELSQLILAPVADKLGQKRLVIVGDEALQYIPFAALTDLTPQPPSLVGKGEQDKLPSPKRRGVGGEVNYQPLVVNHEIISLPSASTIAIIRKQTKGRTKAPKTLAILADPVFSAKDERFTGKSSNIANNNIDQQLEESALKRSTRNINRSEIQRLPGTEQEAKEILKLVSPSENLQAFGFDANYNWATNKQLSQYKMLHFATHGFLDSTNPELSGIVLSLIDKQGKSQRGFLRLADIFNLNFPAELVVLSACETGLGKEVKGEGLVGLTRGLMYAGASRVVMSLWNVDDEATSLLMSQFYSQMLQQGKTPAAALRAAQLKMWEQEKWRNPYSWSAFTLLGEWE
- a CDS encoding putative toxin-antitoxin system toxin component, PIN family — translated: MRVILDVNVWISALLWGGVPGKTLRLARNQQINVFASELLFLELEITLKRDKFQLRLQQRGYTVEDLMSVVKGLANDCSTISVDAPQLRDPKDTVVLAAAVAANAEAIITGDLDLLVLIEFNKIPILTPQDFLSHYFSN
- a CDS encoding serine protease is translated as MKNIFLSKQFILPSIATIGFLGIWASVSAESQTPPKFTKVDNPKEFNLQGKGEPSLLNQQEKLPGQRVVIGKDDRIPMTSRDYPWSAVGKIEGVGDDGSGYSCTGTLIAEDIVLTNAHCVVNPETGKVSQAIAFRPNLINGILRSKNDVAYATNVYYGTDFKNRDLADYANDWAILKLNKPIGQKYGYLGWKSLPGSSLVGDTQSFALVGYSGDFPNPQKKGYENFTAGKSNTAGVHIGCSILRRKDNLLYHNCDTNHGASGGAIIGNIGGKYYVLALHSGSNKVNGLLLNRAVEISRLNEWLQQN
- a CDS encoding Uma2 family endonuclease; the protein is MVISPLTLNLDTVHFTDEQFYQLCQNNTEWKFERSPSGELMIMPPVGGESGNKEADLIADLVFWNRQTGLGYTFSSSTIFKLPNGANRSPDAAWIQRERWESLTPEQKRKFPPIAPDFVIELRSATDDLEKLRQKMREYIDAGIKLAWLINPQQQQVEIYRSTQDVEVQNLPTELSGENVLPGFKLSLPNYGNS
- a CDS encoding DNA cytosine methyltransferase is translated as MRLSTPHLELSTVCQRPIAVDLFAGAGGMTLGFEQAGFDVLAAVEIDPIHCAVHEYNFPFCSVLCKSVEETTGAEIRERSPIGQREIDAVICGSPCQGFSLMGKRVFDDPRNSLVFHFHRLVLELQPKFFVMENVRGITFGEHKQILKTLIDEFKNQGYQVEENYQILNAVYYGVPQSRERLFLLGARADMTLPKYPKPITKSPKISNSQRKYFSDLPMCPTVGEAIGDLPEVEQHSELLKQDWIIAEYGKPSNYASSLRGLSTFIDDYSYHRHFNSQILSSSLRTKHSQATIDRFHHTSQGEREPISRFHKLHPAGVCNTLRAGTDQHRGSYTSPRPIHPFTPRCITVREAARLHSYPDWFRFHVTKWHGFRQIGNSVPPLLAKAVATEIIRSLNILPVKPSMQYELGAEQLLQLNISQATQYYLGRE